One genomic segment of Brachyhypopomus gauderio isolate BG-103 chromosome 19, BGAUD_0.2, whole genome shotgun sequence includes these proteins:
- the LOC143482595 gene encoding guanylate-binding protein 3-like: MKEPLCLIGSDSEGQLYVLKEAKAILEKITQPVVVVSVVGLYRTGKSYLMNRLAGKQTGFALGNTIESKTKGIWMWCVPHPTISDHTLVLLDTEGLGDVDKGDEKHDTWIFCLAVLLSSTLVYNSLGVIDNMALEKLHYVSELTENIRVKAHMGRDEDESAEFMRVFPSFIWTVRDFTLILEKDNQPITADQYLEGALVLRHGHSAKIEQFNLPRRCLRNYFAERKCFVFPRPTSDENLIKIEDLKEEDLDQRFLKQAEEFCSYVFSNAKPKTVTGGRTLTGTVLGSLVEVYVEAIRSGRVPCLENAVETLAQIQNGKAVEQAMQVYINQMFISLSLPMDPAELSDLHQQAERKAVEVFLSTSFNDAEQKAQMDLMGQIQSEYEGLCHQNQEECILVCKSKLTKVFAPLEEALNEGSFMWAGGYEEYRSTVKHLTQEYRAYTDGQLMNEDVLTEYLTEKEKFAKIILAADQHLTEAEQEKEVERLRMEAVEQRQKGLEKQNELQEQMLKDQQRTYEQHMDQLMERMEREHKRAQEDNERVMQAKLNEQRVLLEQGFQDKANQMNKEIEGLMREMKNNNDSKGSAFSKVVGTVGTAASLFLPGIVPKAIGIGASFLSRLF, encoded by the exons GATTTGCTCTGGGCAACACCATTGAATCCAAAACGAAAGGCATCTGGATGTGGTGTGTACCACACCCCACTATATCAGATCACACCCTGGTGCTGCTGGACACTGAAGGACTAGGGGATGTGGACAAG GGCGATGAAAAGCACGACACCTGGATCTTCTGTCTGGCTGTTCTGCTCAGCAGTACTCTGGTGTACAACAGCTTAGGAGTAATCGACAACATGGCACTTGAGAAGCTACA TTATGTGTCAGAGCTGACTGAGAACATCAGGGTGAAAGCACACATGGGCAGAGATGAGGATGAATCTGCTGAGTTCATGCGTGTGTTCCCATCCTTTATCTGGACCGTGCGAGActtcacactgatactggagAAAGACAACCAACCCATTACAGCTGACCAATACCTGGAGGGTGCATTGGTGCTCAGACATG GACATTCTGCTAAAATTGAGCAGTTCAACCTGCCTAGGCGCTGTCTGAGGAACTATTTTGCAGAGCGGAAGTGTTTCGTATTTCCCCGGCCAACCAGCGATGAGAACCTAATAAAGATTGAGGATCTGAAGGAGGAGGATCTCGACCAAAGATTTCTCAAGCAGGCTGAGGAGTTCTGTAGTTATGTGTTCAGCAATGCCAAACCTAAAACAGTCACAGGAGGACGCACTCTCACTGGCACTG TATTGGGCAGTTTGGTGGAGGTCTACGTGGAGGCAATTCGCAGTGGTCGCGTTCCCTGTCTGGAAAACGCAGTGGAGACTCTGGCTCAGATTCAAAATGGAAAGGCAGTAGAACAGGCCATGCAGGTCTACATCAACCAAATGTTTATTTCACTGTCTCTTCCTATGGACCCAGCTGAGCTCTCAGATCTCCACCAACAAGCGGAGAGGAAGGCTGTTGAGGTCTTCCTCAGTACTTCCTTCAATGATGCTGAGCAAAAAGCACAAATGGATCTCATG GGGCAGATCCAGAGTGAATATGAGGGACTGTGTCATCAAAATCAAGAGGAGTGTATTCTTGTGTGTAAGTCAAAGCTGACAAAAGTTTTTGCTCCTTTGGAAGAGGCTTTAAATGAGGGCTCCTTCATGTGGGCTGGCGGATATGAAGAGTACCGTAGCACAGTCAAGCACCTTACACAGGAGTACAGAGCATACACAGACGGGCAACTTATG aATGAGGATGTATTGACTGAGTATTTGACGGAAAAAGAAAAGTTTGCAAAGATTATTCTAGCAGCTGATCAACACCTCACTGAAGCAGAGCAGGAGAAAGAAG tGGAGCGATTGCGGATGGAGGCTGTGGAGCAGAGGCAGAAGGGTTTAGAGAAGCAGAATGAGCTGCAAGAGCAGATGTTGAAGGACCAGCAGAGAACATACGAGCAGCACATGGATCAGCTGATGGAGCGCATggagagagagcacaagagaGCACAAGAAGATAATGAACGAGTAATGCAAGCCAAACTCAAT GAGCAGCGTGTACTGTTGGAACAAGGTTTTCAGGATAAAGCTAATCAGATGAACAAAGAAATTGAGGGTCTGATGAGAGAGATGAAGAACAATAATGATTCTAAGGGCTCTGCATTTAGTAAAGTGGTGGGTACTGTTGGCACGGCAGCATCACTGTTTCTGCCTGGCATTGTTCCCAAAGCTATTGGCATTGGAGCCTCTTTTCTGTCCCGCTTGTTTTGA